In Mus caroli chromosome 16, CAROLI_EIJ_v1.1, whole genome shotgun sequence, the sequence CAGCCTACATATGGTCCCTACCTATCGTCCCCAGTAGGATGAGTAGCATGAGTGGAGAAATCAGTAAATGCAACGCCACAAGTTTAGTGGACAGCAGTTTGATGAGGCAGGCCCTAAATGGTGGTATAGATTGTAACTATGTAATGCCCTAGTTAGTAATTCATTTAACTTTGCAATTTAATATATGCTCAGGCAATTTGAGAAATGTTGATTTTACTCTTGAGAACTGTTTTAAGTTAGAATTTGTCAGAGTATTTGGAAATACAAGGaaatgtgttattttgtttttttttccttccttccttccttcttccttccttctctctctgccctctgtctttctatctctctcctctcttcttccttcccttccttcttccttcattcttcattcatttcttcctttcattctttttccttcctccttatttcttctctattccttcctttctttttctttcctttgttacttcattccttccattctctctcttcttccttctccttccctctctctcttttcctcctcccctctttcttttttcttttgttccttcctctgtcttctccctcccttcctctcccttcctcccctttctctccttccttccttccttccttccttccttccttccttccttccttccttccatcttttctctctttttcacacACTCTATCCCCCCCGCCTCTGTTCttactttctgtgtctctgtcaaaAACCTAAGGCAGACAATGTAAAAGGAGGTTTTTGGCTTAGTTTCAAAAGTGTCCATCTAAAGTAGACTAGATCCACCTATTTGGAGCTGAAGTGACCCGCAACAGTGTGGGTGTCGGGGTGCCAGGCTGAGAGGTTGCTCAGCTCCTGACAGCCAGGATTCCTGAGGAAACACAGATAAAGCAATGTGAGGGTAAAGTACTCTGAAGTCCACTCTTGATGACCTACTTATCCCAGACCATCTTCACCTGCAGAAGTTTCTACAAGCACCAATAATAGCTTCCATTTTAAAGTTCAGTGTGAATTAATCCTTTGAGGAAGTCAGAGCTTTAATGATATGATTGCTTCTCAATGTAGGATCCCTCAATTGAGGACTTGTCCTTAAGTATGTGGGCCTTTTTGAGACTACTTTATATCTAAGCCATACCAACTTGATAGCTTACATGTTAAATATAAATGGTGGTTGGAACTTATGTAGAGAAAATTCATGTAGGCAAAGGAAAGAGCAAAGATGTCAttgatatttctgaaaaaaaaaaaagcaattatgTATACATAAAGCTGATTTcaaattttcagaaaagaaatccaAACAGAAACCCATtactacagaaacacacacacaaacatgtgtgtgtgtgtgtgtgtgtgtatgtgtgtgtgtgtgtgtgtgtgtgtgtgtgtgtagggaggtggTAAGTTTTCCATTATCTGCCTGGGGGTtgcaggaggaaaaaggaagaggaagaaagaagacatcaTGGGATATAGGTGGATTGTGAACTCATAGACATGAGGGCCAGCCTGTTGGAGTAGAAGCAGaccaggcagaacatggcaagtaATATCCCTGGGTTATTGACAGGAAAGTCGATAAAATATCACAGAGAGTTGATATGTGCCAGTTCTAGTGCTTTaatgcttattataaatataaaaattttgtatcttttatttgggaactaaatgatctagggtgatcaaataaatatttaccaGTACTATAtttatggtgtgtatatgtttcATAATATTTACCTAGACAATAGCTGAACTAGAAACTAGATAAACTCTTgctaacaaataaaaaacaaggaaCAGATTTGAGCTAAAATTCTATGAGTTGTTGGCCAATGAGGTCACATACACTCCAGTACCTTATAGGCTATTGCCAATATCCCTAATAGCCCCTTAGAAATTAACAGTAGGACCCTACTGCTGAATATATTACATACTTGAGGCACAGAACACGGAGTTATCAAGCTGGTGCTCACCTGCAAGCTTTGTCCCCTCTGGAGTTCTGGAATGTGCAGTGCATAGTACTAGAGCAGAAAAGTAAACCTTAGTGTCACTCAGCTAAAAACCTCGCAAGGTACAACAATGGCTTTCTTGACAATACAGGACCACTGGTAAAATAGTTaatctaaggaaatagaagtaaaCGACTTCTTTCTAATTGAATCACAGGTctattccatgagatggaactgATAAAGGGGCAAATGAGGCATGGCTAGAAAAAGTCACAATTTCAAAATGACTtattgctatactcatagatcagggAATCTTTTAGCCCTGATGGTTGAAGTTTCTCCTTGTACTAGTTGTTAATATTTCTCAAATAGACtatgcacataaaacaagatCGTGGAATGCATCACTCTAAATCTGACCTTTGTACCTCACCCTCGTGCTCAGAGGTCTTTGCAGAGGGGCAGCAGCAAGATTGTAAGTGCCAAAGGGATAGATTCAAGGGAATACTGTCATCCAGATGCAACAGGACAGATGCACATGTAAACTCATAGTGATTGttacagcatgcacaagacctggaCAAGCACTAGtcagacaaaattccagcatagatgtggggaagggagtggggaagtTGATAAGTACTCCCACCACTAGCTGAGGACCAACTGGCCTTTGGTAACTGCTAGGACAGGGATAGTAAGTTTTGGTTAATGACTATACATTAGGGCAGGGCTCAATCTCAAGACTTGAGCTGGAAATACAAACTTGActcaatgagaaagaaaaaaaaatctcaaagttgGATGGGAAGAGATGGTAGGGTTGAAACTGTAAAACAGGGATGAGTTGAAAGAggtcaatatattaaaaatgaattgtagatatttctcaaagaattaataaaatattttatatagttataaaTTATGAAAAGAGGATTAtattaatggaaaacaaaacaaaaaattataagcTATTtaggaaaaattttttttttgcttttaaaactgctttattaatttcaaattatgaaaaagattttttttctaaaatgggtTAAATTGCCATGCTAACAGGAATGTTTGAATTAAATGCGATTAAACAATTTTACATAGAAACCGTTAAGTGGAAACACCAAAaagtttacagaaaaaaatacccCCACTTGATAAGAGCTTGTAAAACAGTAGCCATTTTATGAGCTCAGAGAAAATCTTAGATTTCAAGGTATGAGGCAAAAGTCGTAATGATTGTCAGGTTCCGGGGTTCGGAAACGCCTGTAAGGCCTCACCTGCTGCTCCTTAGTCTTTCTCTTGACTTCTGTTCCCTGCACTACAAATCTCCCAACATCCTCTCCCCCTTCATTGCGATCAACATGCCTATTAGGTATGGCCCATAGAAAGTTAGGCACAAATCGCCTGACTTTCCTTCGGACATTTCCCCCAGGCTTCTTGTTTTCAACCTCTTCCAGACGGTGGGATTCTTCTTCACTTTGTTTGGAGGCCTTCCCACCTTTTTNNNNNNNNNNNNNNNNNNNNNNNNNNNNNNNNNNNNNNNNNNNNNNNNNNNNNNNNNNNNNNNNNNNNNNNNNNNNNNNNNNNNNNNNNNNNNNNNNNNNNNNNNNNNNNNNNNNNNNNNNNNNNNNNNNNNNNNNNNNNNNNNNNNNNNNNNNNNNNNNNNNNNNNNNNNNNNNNNNNNNNNNNNNNNNNNNNNNNNNNNNNNNNNNNNNNNNNNNNNNNNNNNNNNNNNNNNNNNNNNNNNNNNNNNNNNNNNNNNNNNNNNNNNNNNNNNNNNNNNNNNNNNNNNNNNNNNNNNNNNNNNNNNNNNNNNNNNNNNNNNNNNNNNNNNNNNNNNNNNNNNNNNNNNNNNNNNNNNNNNNNNNNNNNNNNNNNNNNNNNNNNNNNNNNNNNNNNNNNNNNNNNNNNNNNNNNNNNNNNNNNNNNNNNNNNNNNNNNNNNNNNNNNNNNNNNNNNNNNNNNNNNNNNNNNNNNNNNNNNNNNNNNNNNNNNNNNNNNNNNNNNNNNNNNNNNNNNNNNNNNNNNNNNNNNNNNNNNNNNNNNNNNNNNNNNNNNNNNNNNNNNNNNNNNNNNNNNNNNNNNNNNNNNNNNNNNNNNNNNNNNNNNNNNNNNNNNNNNNNNNNNNNNNNNNNNNNNNNNNNNNNNNNNNNNNNNNNNNNNNNNNNNNNNNNNNNNNNNNNNNNNNNNNNNNNNNNNNNNNNNNNNNNNNNNNNNNNNNNNNNNNNNNNNNNNNNNNNNNNNNNNNNNNNNNNNNNNNNNNNNNNNNNNNNNNNNNNNNNNNNNNNNNNNNNNNNNNNNNNNNNNNNNNNNNNNNNNNNNNNNNNNNNNNNNNNNNNNNNNNNNNNNNNNNNNNNNNNNNNNNNNNNNNNNNNNNNNNNNNNNNNNNNNNNNNNNNNNNNNNNNNNNNNNNNNNNNNNNNNNNNNNNNNNNNNNNNNNNNNNNNNNNNNNNNNNNNNNNNNNNNNNNNNNNNNNNNNNNNNNNNNNNNNNNNNNNNNNNNNNNNNNNNNNNNNNNNNNNNNNatatatatatatatatatatatatatatatatatatatacacatatgcatatatacatacacacacacacacgaagacacAGAGAACAGTAAAATGATTACTGTTGTTCCACAAATATGCTTATATATaactttgtcttgtttcttttgaaTGTTTATTAGTTAAAATGACTTTTACATGATTTCTAAACATGGAGaatgcatttatatttattgattctACTCAAACATATTGACAAAAGTAATATGTTTAATTTGAACATTTCCCCCCCCCAGAgatttgcctttatttttctgttcataaCTATGTGTTCTTTATTTCTGTACATCAGCTTTatgataaaaatctattttaaaagacattattaGCAGTGGTATCTGGTCTGGAAGCATATATTACATTAACTGACTTACTATCTGTTTTCATTAGTTGAACCTGCTACAGATATGAACTCCTGCATTGATACCTGGAGAGGTTGGAAACTTTATTCTGTGTTCGATCAGAAAACCAAATCTGTTATCTGCTGCAACTAAAATCATCACTGAGTCAAATGGTGTTCAGGGGAGAGCAAATGAATGCAAATGTGTCAAACCAGACTGTAAAAGACACTTAACTGAGTTGGTCATAAACAACTGAACTTAAAGCTCCTTTGCAAgatcacttttcttttaaaaaataaacagaatattaAATCTACATTATCACAGAGGTTCTAAGAGGTAACCATTCTTTTTAGGGCACCAAGAGTGCTGATTCAGCAAAAGAGAGACTCTTGGTGCTGAGATAAGACTTAGGGATCAAGTAGATGACTAGATTAAGCTAAGGCTTGAAGCAAAAGTAATGGGTAATATGCTCCCAAATTGAAAGGCTTTTTAAAGTACAGGTTTTACTGCTAACTCTGGAAAACCAAAAGTAGCTTTGCTTCCTCGAGTAGCAGAGGTATTAGGGGGATGAAACATAAGCCATTTCAGCGTAAGCGGATTCACTTTGAGAAAGGCACACATCTGTGCTCTGTGGATACTGTGGGCTAATCTGCTGAGGAAATGCTCTTGGACATATAGAAACATAGAATCTAAAACCACCGTGGTCCAGTGCATTCAGACATTTCACAGTCTGGAAGCTTTAGTCCTTTAGAATAATCTCATAAAAGAGAATAGTTCAAAACTTCAAGCGACATGTCCTTGCTTATGTCTTTTTTGATACTGCTCAGTATTCATCCCGGGTCTAAAATGAAATGTAGTTATTGGCATGTCTGGGACTACACTGTAAAATCCTCTCTTTGGCAGCCtcgatgattttattttattattatttattttttaagaattgcCATTCACATATATGCATTCCGATAGAAAAAATTTCCAGCAGTGGCCACATTTATACAGAGTGCTGTTTTTCAGACACTGGCAGATAATTGAGGGTTGTATATCCAGACAATCATAATTTAGTAATTTTGAAAATTGCCTTTGGGTATAAAAGGAAATAACTTTTATAGGAGTGcacttattattatatttttggaGGAATCATGGCTTTATCAGATACTAGATATAAGCCTCAAAGCAAAATTCCTGAACCACCAGTGTAGATATCATCGTAATTTCTGAATAATAAACATTTCTTCCTGAGTTAGACTGTATCACTTATTGTAGGGCTAGTCAACCAAGTTCCTATGTAGAGAAGGTTTTAGTTTTGCCTGAGGCTGGTACGATGTGCGTACAGGGTCTGCAAATATCCTAGTTTGATCTTTCAGAATATTTTCAAGATAGTGTTTTTGAGACACTGCTTCTGCTTCTAGTTGCCTGTACTTCTGTCTATTTTGCTTTTGTAAAATTTTCAGAACATTTCTTGGAGATGTCACTAGCTACTTCTTCTCTCCTCTATTACAGTACTTTGACGTGCATTTTCTACACCATCTACTGTTCCGTTAAATTCTCACAGCTGTATTCTTCACTTGGTTATTGACACTTGTTTAGATTGTGTCTTACAAACAAATTGATCTACAGCTAATTAAGGTTAAACCTCATTTAATGATGAACAGGTGAAGTTAATTTGATATATTAGATACctgcttttgtcttatttagTCACATGAAAatcaaacctatcagaattatatacatatataactaaaTTGTTAACTTGTTGATTGTgaattgaaaaatttaaattattaattaaattcatAAACATGAATGTGGTCTAAAACTGctttaaatatatcattttatactTGACTATATAATTACTCTTTTCAGTGAAAATGATTTCAGAATATTGAATATTTACCTAAGGGCCATAGCTTGGGCTGAATATGTAATTCATAGTTGTCTGGCATGTTCAAGATTCGGGATTTGGTACTTGGAATTGGAGAAATAtacaatgaataataaataataattttattatcgaGGTTTAATGTTCAAAACAACTTTTCAACTATAATTACTGACTCTGTATCAAGCATGTAGTATACTGTCTCTTCCATGATCAGGCATTCagcacaggattttttttttcccagaagaaaATAATGGATATGATTGTCCCAGTGATTTGAATAGCAATTTTAATTGAGATTCTATATACTatgtattttgatttattttgaatataCATCCTAAGAACAGGATTATTGTTTCTGGAAATATAGTTTATCTACCACCTGTAGATTAGAACATTTTCATAAGGATTTATAATATGGTACTCCATGTAATGGTTCTCTCCTTGAATTCGGTTTCTGAATCAACATGTATGAACCTTGGGTATTGACAGTGCATCCTAGGAAGAGTACAAAATAGGGTAAAGAACAGCTTCCAGAATCtcaaaaaaaaggcaaagagtCAGGAAACAACACCATTTCAAGATCCTAAAGGTGGGTGTGTGAATTAGAGGAGAGTATGTAGTAGAGGAGACTCAAGAGAAGGCTCTTCTATTGCAACATCTGCCATAGGGGGAAACCCAAATGACAGTTGCACAGGAAACCCTTTGGCTGTTATAATGCCTAAATGGACATAGTCATAGGAAATCCTGTTTTCATCAAATCTACCTCTAGAAAACTCACCTCTAGATTTTCACAGTAAGTATCGCAGATGAATCCCCTCATGTGTCTGGCAGGGTGAGGAAGAAAGATGTCTGAACTCTCTGTTGATAAGGCATACCCTCAGGAGAAATATGTCAAATTTCATCTACCATAAGATATTATCACATACCCCCAACCTGTGGGAAGGGAAGTCTTCCTGTGTCATATAAGTTCATGGTGGTGAGAAACAGACCTAGAAATAATTCAGAAATGATACAGTGTAATATTACTGACACAACTAAAATGGTGAACTTGCCATATTTCAGTAAGGAGCTTAAAAAAACGAAGAGAAAGATTgacaaaatagtaacaaaataatattggatatttttgaggtagccacaaaacaaaaaagcaaaagaataataTCAATGGACAAGTTAAtgtaaaagagagaatctcattcTCAAAGGGCCTCACCCCTTGAGAGACAATTATGACAACTATCAACAACTCATGAGTGCCAAAGCGGAGAGACTTAGCCTTTGCTAGGGATCAGCTTTCCAGTGGATTCTCTAATATGAAAGGGGCAACCCTGAAaggatagacacacagacaagaaAAAGGGACAAATTGTATTTTTGCATTTGTCCAGtcacataaattatattttaactaaaaaataaataatctcatttGTGAAGAAACAAAGGTAAATGTGCATTTTATTTAGCCATTTCAAAAAGGATAGAGTAAAAACCTTTGAAATGTTGAGTAAAACTCAACATCAACCCACAATGATGAACATTGTAAAATTATTCCtcaaatgtgaagaaaaaagatGACTATTCTTGCACTATaatctaatattttttatttttgtaatttaagataatttattttcagtAGATGTGCTCTACAGAAAAGGttcaaaaatgtgtgtgtgtgtgtgtgtgtgtgtgtgtgtgtgtgtgtttaatcagTATCTATAGTATCTATACTTATATATACTGGCATATATGtgacagaaataacagaaattttaaaatggttaaGAGGATGAAATTAGAAGAAATGCTTATCAGATACACTACTTACatgatataattttaatgttattttaaagtgCACTTGGATTTGTTATGAATGTATATTGTAAAACTGCACAAGTTCATTTATAAATGacttagaaatatttatatttattatttaattattattaagcaagtaatattttaatacttttaaataaatataaatgatactAAGAAATAATggtgtatattatataaaatcatccaaaccaaaaaaataaagagaaaagaatgtaaGACAAATTAAGACAAAGAGTACAGGTGAAAAACAGTAACATGTAATGTATTCATAGAAAGGTATCAATAATAATTTGGGAGTACCCATGTTTTAAATGGAAAAGCTAAAAAACAATATTATTGGATAAAAAAATAAGACTCagttacatgtatgtgtaaggaaccctctttaaaatataatgactCATACTATAAAAATAAGTGGAAAAATACATATCATGCTAATTTAAACCAACAGAAAGTAGCAGAAAAAAGAGCTTTTGACTAGACCATCTTTAAAGACAGAGATATTGTTAATGATAAAGAAAGATATACACAACAGCAAGAGAGTCAATTCTCCAAGAAGATAAGATATTCTGTCTAACAATAAATTATTAAACTACATGAGGTAAAAATTGGAAGAACTataaagagaaattgaaaaatcAGCTGTCATAGTTGGAAACTTCAATATCCCTATGTCTGAAATGAGCAGTTTCATGAGGCAGAAAATCGATAATGGTCTAGGGATGCAGCTAGGTTGCCTGCCTGCTTGAATGCTATGAACAGTTCTCAGTTTGGTCCTCAGCACTgaatgagctgggcatggtggcatgcaacTGCAACCCTTGAACTTTTAAGGGATCAGCAGAGGaccaaaagttcaaagtcatccttgactactTGGTGCTTTCTCAGCTAGCTCACAATGCATGAGACACTAGCACATGGAACAATAATCCTTAAAGAACACCAGGACAAAGACAACCTTTAACAAATCGGATAAAGGTGATATCTAATGTCAGTGGAGTGTACATTCTTTCTCAGGGGATACAGCAATCTATGCTGTAAAGAATGTGcagtaatgaaaataatataaataataaaattaagtatctgaaacagaaccaaaacattatagaatatgtaaagattaaaaaaaaacacacacttcTAAATTACACATGGGTCAAAGAAAACATCTcaggagaaattttaaaaactaaggatAAAGACTTTCCATCAAGATTATGAAATTGAGCAAAAGTAGCAATTTATAGTACTGAGATTATatgtttgagaaaaagaaaaattttaaattgactATATAAGCTCTCACAAtaggaaatcagaaaaaaataagttaaagatTGTGAAAAGGTAAATTATAGGAACTAGaactgaaataaatgaaatgagtAACAGGAAATCAATAAGGACAATCAGAGATTCCAAATGCAGACATCATCTCATGCTTACAAGGGACTACAGAAAGATCACATAGTATTGCCGCTGGGAGGTTTACCGACTGATTGATAAGGTATGATAAACATTGCAGTGGATACTCCTCAACTCCTTCAAACACACAGTGTGGAAATGACTGCCAAGACACAAAAACTAAAATGAGATCCAAGAGAGAAAGTACCAATAAGATAAAGTTTGTTGAGAAGACAACTCTGGTCTGAGAAAGACAGTGTTAGAAGAATAAGAAGACAAGTCCAGAGTGGGAGAAAATCCTTGCAAGAGACACACTTGATAAAAGAATATTATTCCAAGTGTACAAATAAAATTTcactttcaaaaaaagaaaaacacaggatCTAATTTGAAAGACTTTCACAAAccctttatcaaaaaaaaaaaatccacaaccATGAgtataagagaaagagaaaagatacagGGACTGGATTGAAGCTACACATCTAATAGTGTTGCTAAAATATtgaacaggaaaaacaacaaatgtTGGCAGGACCTTGTAGCAAAAAATCTTGCTTGTGGCTGGTTAGAATATGAAATAGTACAGGCACTTAGGAAGGAAGTCTGGCAGTCTTTATCAAAATAATAGATATTTCAAAAATCCTACTGAACATGATACATTGGCAtgcaaccaaataaaaaaaaatctctatttccCAAAGCCTGcataatttattttcagaaattgctaattaaaaaaaaaaaaacttggagtAAAAAGTGTCCTTCATTCTGTTAGTTTATGAGATGCAGTCTGTAGAGACCATTGAAAACCCATCAATGAAAATAAacgaaaaaaaaatccataaaaagcCCCAgagaaatttaaatgtatattattaagtgaaagaagccaagcTGAACATGATACATTCTTTGTGATTCAAACTACACAACAGTCTGTGGTTGCCAGAGGTTGTGAATAGAGGGATGAGTGAATTAATAACCAAAAGCATAATGGAAttttagaataatgaaaatatcctcTATAATATAGTAATGGTTGATATATATTACTATAAATTTGTCAGAACCATAGAATGTATAGTACCTGGGATGAGCTGTATGTTATACTGTTGACTTACTATAAATACTAGGTCTCAAAAATGAGTTCATTCTTCATGGCAAAATGACTGATCAAGTAGATTTTGACAAGACTCAAAGCAACACATACACAAGAGACAGAAACTGGGTGCACAATCTCTCTatctttcatttttcctgttaATCTAATGTGCTCTGTTCCTTTTACCAAATGGGAAAGTCTAGAGTAAGAAAAACCTAGCTACAAAAACAAGTTTGTACTTCACTTTCCCAGTAATGTTGTCAGTTTATGGTGAACCTAAATGCAACAGAAGGTTAGGATGTTACTACAGCCAGGAATAACATTGTAATTGCATCTTCAGGtcatagaaataattttatcttgTAAGTGAGGGCACAGTGATACCACTGAACTAGACCATTCCATGGgtagaaagaaaggtttattagGGATCAAACTGCCTACTCAGCGTGGGAAGCAAGATGATGGAAAAGCAAGCAGAATTTTCAGAGCTG encodes:
- the LOC110311333 gene encoding protein BEX4-like, with the translated sequence MNLYDTGRLPFPQVGGGKASKQSEEESHRLEEVENKKPGGNVRRKVRRFVPNFLWAIPNRHVDRNEGGEDVGRFVVQGTEVKRKTKEQQVRPYRRFRTPEPDNHYDFCLIP